The following are from one region of the Dreissena polymorpha isolate Duluth1 unplaced genomic scaffold, UMN_Dpol_1.0 chrUn080, whole genome shotgun sequence genome:
- the LOC127864010 gene encoding uncharacterized protein LOC127864010 produces the protein MDLEIQCMIVILGLFATAQVCSGVGVCFRCDRDRLAPTSGASSSRDGLVGGLVALGVAVVAFLVLLIICCLKKKGKICDPRKLKTKRNATVNTVETGINQTNYSTTASTIRPPPPKYTEVDSSVRYENKPASTMDPAYPAP, from the exons ATGGATTTGGAAATACAGTGCATGATTGTTATACTTGGATTGTTTGCTACTG CTCAAGTCTGCTCGGGCGTCGGCGTATGCTTCAGATGTGATCGTGACAGATTAGCTCCCACTTCTGG GGCTTCAAGTAGCCGCGACGGGTTAGTCGGTGGTTTGGTGGCCCTGGGGGTAGCGGTGGTAGCGTTCTTGGTCTTACTTATTATTTGTTGCT TGAAGAAAAAAGGAAAAATCTGCGACCCCCGTAAATTGAAAACTAAACGAAACGCAACCGTAAACACGGTAGAAACTGGAATCAACCAGACAAACTATTCCACAACGGCGTCAACCATCCGGCCGCCGCCGCCGAAATACACCGAGGTCGATTCCTCGGTGCGATACGAAAATAAGCCGGCGTCGACAATGGATCCCGCATATCCAGCGCCCTAG